One Coffea arabica cultivar ET-39 chromosome 5c, Coffea Arabica ET-39 HiFi, whole genome shotgun sequence DNA window includes the following coding sequences:
- the LOC140007899 gene encoding uncharacterized protein At4g26450-like isoform X1, translating to MHARNRSPGNGYRANAVVMGGVATTSRISPESSMRGHGGYNSEYRGYIRGGFGRGQSRQFHRSQPPPPPPPPQKGGGDIFLEAGRLAAEYLVSKGLLPANVLSGKSHNGSLKNQVWAQEGDAEQLSLEGRTSALSRLGGPGPDSGPGRRRYMEEYNSRNILRGRRKNGSFKNYGSDWSRDVGRSGSWSERSRASVDGEDDCDVLSRHREEQQISNDDDSVSQNSIPVLAPENDVTGAKESNSVGNTQSASEKYEPRDDAKASAVTSTKDLPLKTSEEPIEKDDTKVSNAEAEDVKDDQMGLQNAKDDMAIAASLGEGAPSSEKNGDLLKLSHFAKVPTRPRSSMVVRVAKVDPGPMIVDESPNEGKPFKKDTDDLNVDDLSGDGSSNHTYDSNALNLDNLTVPAPGDKLGTSYSPVQGGCTASVSYLDRPSIKEHEEPDFGGINRVMMERGEKRALDDSNSSMGSKKPRELASFEDAESDGGISTLDPLDNQQTSEEPMTSEGQAVTLPSDEKRLLGISLYPKGDIGPSMDYAEEKQLFPGSFKTCDLNLMEASDANENHDNNPVLIFPSDTEKGKQAIPVDIDLSMSNNPRGSNRYGKCIVDGKDIEVIDLENDSAQEDKDSNNSERRTENVYSGLAGFSNNSVNANDIPDVQDGYGLMISELLGNDIPNCSSVPADMNSLHNDMGLHNGEGILGDDDSIYMSLGEIPISFLRVWEQPSQEYGKPF from the exons ATGCATGCAAGGAATCGTAGTCCGGGAAATGGATACAGGGCTAACGCAGTGGTGATGGGTGGGGTGGCCACTACCTCCAGGATTTCGCCTGAGAGTTCAATGAGAGGTCATGGAGGTTACAATTCTGAGTATAGGGGATATATTCGGGGTGGGTTTGGACGTGGGCAGTCGAGACAGTTCCACCGGTCAcagcctcctcctcctcctcctccgccaCAAAAGGGTGGTGGTGACATTTTTTTGGAAGCTGGTAGGTTAGCCGCTGAGTACCTAGTTTCGAAGGGATTACTGCCAGCCAATGTACTGTCCGGGAAATCGCATAATGGTAGTTTGAAGAACCAGGTTTGGGCGCAAGAGGGAGATGCTGAGCAGCTTTCTTTGGAGGGTCGCACGTCGGCTCTCTCACGTTTGGGAGGCCCTGGTCCTGACTCGGGGCCTGGTCGGAGACGGTATATGGAGGAGTACAACTCAAGAAACATTCTGAGAGGAAGGAGAAAAAATGGATCCTTCAAAAACTATGGCTCTGACTGGAGCCGAGATGTTGGAAGAAGCGGATCATGGTCTGAGAGGTCTAGGGCTTCTGTGGATGGGGAGGATGACTGTGATGTCCTCTCAAGACATCGGGAAGAGCAGCAGATCAGTAATGACGATGACAGTGTGTCGCAGAATTCCATTCCCGTACTAGCCCCAGAAAATGATGTTACTGGCGCCAAAGAAAGTAACAGTGTTGGTAATACGCAGTCTGCCTCAGAAAAATACGAGCCAAGAGATGATGCAAAAGCAAGTGCTGTTACCAGCACAAAAGATCTCCCATTGAAGACCAGTGAGGAACCTATAGAGAAGGACGACACAAAAGTATCCAATGCAGAGGCAGAAGATGTTAAGGATGATCAAATGGGGCTACAAAACGCTAAGGACGACATGGCAATTGCGGCTTCTTTGGGGGAGGGGGCCCCTTCGAGTGAGAAGAATGGTGATTTACTAAAGCTTAGCCATTTTGCTAAAGTTCCTACCAGACCTCGTTCTTCGATGGTAGTTAGAGTTGCAAAGGTTGATCCTGGTCCTATGATTGTGGATGAGAGCCCTAATGAGGGTAAACCTTTTAAAAAAGATACGGATGATTTAAATGTTGATGATCTGTCTGGAGATGGCTCATCAAATCATACATATGATTCAAATGCACTCAACTTGGATAATTTGACAGTGCCAGCTCCTGGAGATAAATTGGGCACATCATATTCTCCAGTCCAAGGAGGCTGCACGGCATCTGTATCTTACCTAGATAGACCTTCAATAAAAGAGCATGAGGAACCTGATTTTGGAGGGATCAACAGAGTGATGATGGAGCGTGGTGAAAAGCGAGCACTAGACGATAGCAACTCCAGTATGGGAAGTAAAAAGCCCAGAGAATTGGCTTCTTTTGAAGATGCTGAATCTGATGGCGGCATAAGCACATTGGACCCATTGGATAATCAACAGACTTCAGAAGAACCAATGACCTCAGAAGGTCAGGCAGTAACTCTGCCCTCTGATGAGAAGAGGTTGTTAGGCATTTCTTTGTATCCTAAAGGTGATATAGGACCAAGCATGGACTATGCAGAAGAGAAGCAGCTATTTCCGGGTTCATTCAAAACTTGCGACCTCAATCTTATGGAAGCTTCTGATGCTAATGAGAATCATGATAATAATCCAGTTCTCATCTTCCCATCTGACACAGAAAAGGGGAAACAAGCTATTCCTGTTGATATTGATTTGTCCATGAGCAACAATCCTAGGGGATCTAATAGATATGGTAAATGCATTGTTGATGGCAAAGACATTGAAGTGATAGATTTAGAAAATGATTCAGCGCAAGAAGACAAGGACTCAAATAATTCAGAGAGAAG AACCGAAAATGTGTACTCTGGCCTGGCTGGATTTTCCAACAATTCTGTCAATGCAAATGATATCCCTGATGTCCAGGATGGTTATGGACTCATGATATCGGAGTTGCTGGGAAATGATATTCCAAATTGTTCCTCTGTACCAGCTGACATGAATTCTCTGCACAATGACATGGGCCTTCATAATGGAGAG GGGATTCTTGGTGACGATGATTCTATTTATATGTCCCTCGGAGAAATACCAATAA GCTTTTTGAGGGTCTGGGAGCAGCCGTCACAGGAATATGGGAAACCATTTTGA
- the LOC140007899 gene encoding uncharacterized protein At4g26450-like isoform X2, translating into MHARNRSPGNGYRANAVVMGGVATTSRISPESSMRGHGGYNSEYRGYIRGGFGRGQSRQFHRSQPPPPPPPPQKGGGDIFLEAGRLAAEYLVSKGLLPANVLSGKSHNGSLKNQVWAQEGDAEQLSLEGRTSALSRLGGPGPDSGPGRRRYMEEYNSRNILRGRRKNGSFKNYGSDWSRDVGRSGSWSERSRASVDGEDDCDVLSRHREEQQISNDDDSVSQNSIPVLAPENDVTGAKESNSVGNTQSASEKYEPRDDAKASAVTSTKDLPLKTSEEPIEKDDTKVSNAEAEDVKDDQMGLQNAKDDMAIAASLGEGAPSSEKNGDLLKLSHFAKVPTRPRSSMVVRVAKVDPGPMIVDESPNEGKPFKKDTDDLNVDDLSGDGSSNHTYDSNALNLDNLTVPAPGDKLGTSYSPVQGGCTASVSYLDRPSIKEHEEPDFGGINRVMMERGEKRALDDSNSSMGSKKPRELASFEDAESDGGISTLDPLDNQQTSEEPMTSEGQAVTLPSDEKRLLGISLYPKGDIGPSMDYAEEKQLFPGSFKTCDLNLMEASDANENHDNNPVLIFPSDTEKGKQAIPVDIDLSMSNNPRGSNRYGKCIVDGKDIEVIDLENDSAQEDKDSNNSERRTENVYSGLAGFSNNSVNANDIPDVQDGYGLMISELLGNDIPNCSSVPADMNSLHNDMGLHNGEAF; encoded by the exons ATGCATGCAAGGAATCGTAGTCCGGGAAATGGATACAGGGCTAACGCAGTGGTGATGGGTGGGGTGGCCACTACCTCCAGGATTTCGCCTGAGAGTTCAATGAGAGGTCATGGAGGTTACAATTCTGAGTATAGGGGATATATTCGGGGTGGGTTTGGACGTGGGCAGTCGAGACAGTTCCACCGGTCAcagcctcctcctcctcctcctccgccaCAAAAGGGTGGTGGTGACATTTTTTTGGAAGCTGGTAGGTTAGCCGCTGAGTACCTAGTTTCGAAGGGATTACTGCCAGCCAATGTACTGTCCGGGAAATCGCATAATGGTAGTTTGAAGAACCAGGTTTGGGCGCAAGAGGGAGATGCTGAGCAGCTTTCTTTGGAGGGTCGCACGTCGGCTCTCTCACGTTTGGGAGGCCCTGGTCCTGACTCGGGGCCTGGTCGGAGACGGTATATGGAGGAGTACAACTCAAGAAACATTCTGAGAGGAAGGAGAAAAAATGGATCCTTCAAAAACTATGGCTCTGACTGGAGCCGAGATGTTGGAAGAAGCGGATCATGGTCTGAGAGGTCTAGGGCTTCTGTGGATGGGGAGGATGACTGTGATGTCCTCTCAAGACATCGGGAAGAGCAGCAGATCAGTAATGACGATGACAGTGTGTCGCAGAATTCCATTCCCGTACTAGCCCCAGAAAATGATGTTACTGGCGCCAAAGAAAGTAACAGTGTTGGTAATACGCAGTCTGCCTCAGAAAAATACGAGCCAAGAGATGATGCAAAAGCAAGTGCTGTTACCAGCACAAAAGATCTCCCATTGAAGACCAGTGAGGAACCTATAGAGAAGGACGACACAAAAGTATCCAATGCAGAGGCAGAAGATGTTAAGGATGATCAAATGGGGCTACAAAACGCTAAGGACGACATGGCAATTGCGGCTTCTTTGGGGGAGGGGGCCCCTTCGAGTGAGAAGAATGGTGATTTACTAAAGCTTAGCCATTTTGCTAAAGTTCCTACCAGACCTCGTTCTTCGATGGTAGTTAGAGTTGCAAAGGTTGATCCTGGTCCTATGATTGTGGATGAGAGCCCTAATGAGGGTAAACCTTTTAAAAAAGATACGGATGATTTAAATGTTGATGATCTGTCTGGAGATGGCTCATCAAATCATACATATGATTCAAATGCACTCAACTTGGATAATTTGACAGTGCCAGCTCCTGGAGATAAATTGGGCACATCATATTCTCCAGTCCAAGGAGGCTGCACGGCATCTGTATCTTACCTAGATAGACCTTCAATAAAAGAGCATGAGGAACCTGATTTTGGAGGGATCAACAGAGTGATGATGGAGCGTGGTGAAAAGCGAGCACTAGACGATAGCAACTCCAGTATGGGAAGTAAAAAGCCCAGAGAATTGGCTTCTTTTGAAGATGCTGAATCTGATGGCGGCATAAGCACATTGGACCCATTGGATAATCAACAGACTTCAGAAGAACCAATGACCTCAGAAGGTCAGGCAGTAACTCTGCCCTCTGATGAGAAGAGGTTGTTAGGCATTTCTTTGTATCCTAAAGGTGATATAGGACCAAGCATGGACTATGCAGAAGAGAAGCAGCTATTTCCGGGTTCATTCAAAACTTGCGACCTCAATCTTATGGAAGCTTCTGATGCTAATGAGAATCATGATAATAATCCAGTTCTCATCTTCCCATCTGACACAGAAAAGGGGAAACAAGCTATTCCTGTTGATATTGATTTGTCCATGAGCAACAATCCTAGGGGATCTAATAGATATGGTAAATGCATTGTTGATGGCAAAGACATTGAAGTGATAGATTTAGAAAATGATTCAGCGCAAGAAGACAAGGACTCAAATAATTCAGAGAGAAG AACCGAAAATGTGTACTCTGGCCTGGCTGGATTTTCCAACAATTCTGTCAATGCAAATGATATCCCTGATGTCCAGGATGGTTATGGACTCATGATATCGGAGTTGCTGGGAAATGATATTCCAAATTGTTCCTCTGTACCAGCTGACATGAATTCTCTGCACAATGACATGGGCCTTCATAATGGAGAG GCTTTTTGA